One genomic region from Sulfurovum riftiae encodes:
- a CDS encoding peptidylprolyl isomerase: MYKKLVISLLLVLGINLSAAGKKAPIVVLETNVGKIELKLFPKAAPLAVENFVTHVKNGYYNGLIFHRVIKGFMIQGGDPTGTGRGGESIWHKEFKNEYAPNLTFDRPFLLAMANHGPNTNGSQFFITTVPTPHLNGGYTIFGEVIKGQKVVRKIENVTTSAGDRPMFDQVIKRAYIKK, translated from the coding sequence ATGTATAAAAAATTAGTGATAAGCTTATTGTTGGTTTTAGGGATAAATCTTTCCGCAGCAGGAAAGAAAGCGCCGATCGTAGTACTTGAGACGAATGTAGGGAAGATAGAACTAAAACTGTTCCCCAAAGCTGCTCCTCTGGCGGTAGAGAATTTTGTGACGCATGTCAAGAACGGATACTACAACGGTCTGATCTTCCACAGGGTCATCAAAGGCTTCATGATACAGGGCGGTGACCCGACCGGTACGGGAAGAGGCGGCGAATCGATCTGGCATAAAGAGTTCAAGAACGAATATGCACCCAACCTGACCTTCGACAGACCGTTCCTCCTCGCTATGGCGAATCATGGGCCGAATACCAACGGCAGCCAGTTTTTCATTACCACCGTACCGACACCGCACCTCAATGGCGGATATACCATCTTCGGTGAAGTCATCAAAGGACAGAAAGTGGTTCGGAAGATCGAGAATGTCACCACATCCGCAGGTGACAGACCGATGTTCGACCAGGTCATCAAACGCGCCTATATCAAAAAATAG
- the cmoB gene encoding tRNA 5-methoxyuridine(34)/uridine 5-oxyacetic acid(34) synthase CmoB, whose amino-acid sequence MDLQSLREERKKWLTWKNIRPYQEAIKALPKYSNVEVKLGDVVDIQIADLSEEEAAQIRETALLMKPWRKGPFRINELFIDSEWQSQIKYNLLEPHFDIEDKIVGDIGCNNGYYLFRMLSQKPKKLIGFDPSAIYYSQFMFLDHFIRSGIVYELLGVEHVEFYEHKFDILFCLGVLYHRSDPVAMLKSLFKGLNKGGELILDTFMIDGEEEMCLTPKDRYSKIPNIYFVPTVNALKNWCLRAGFESVEVLEIMKTDLNEQRKTEWIDTQSLEDFLDPDDPEKTVEGYPAPKRVYIKAVKA is encoded by the coding sequence GTGGATCTACAGTCCTTAAGAGAAGAACGTAAGAAATGGCTGACCTGGAAGAATATCAGACCCTATCAGGAAGCTATAAAGGCTCTGCCGAAGTATTCGAACGTTGAGGTAAAACTCGGTGATGTCGTTGATATTCAAATTGCAGATCTTTCCGAAGAAGAAGCAGCGCAGATCAGAGAGACAGCGCTGCTGATGAAACCCTGGAGAAAGGGTCCGTTTCGCATTAACGAACTTTTCATTGATTCGGAATGGCAGAGTCAGATCAAATACAATCTCCTCGAACCCCACTTTGATATTGAAGACAAGATCGTAGGGGATATCGGCTGCAACAACGGTTACTACCTTTTCCGTATGCTTTCACAAAAACCGAAAAAACTCATCGGTTTTGACCCCTCTGCCATTTACTACTCACAATTCATGTTCCTGGACCACTTCATCAGAAGCGGCATTGTCTATGAACTGCTGGGTGTAGAGCATGTGGAGTTCTATGAGCATAAGTTCGACATACTTTTCTGTCTGGGAGTGCTTTATCACCGTTCCGACCCTGTAGCAATGTTGAAGTCGCTTTTCAAAGGGTTGAACAAAGGCGGAGAATTGATACTCGATACGTTCATGATAGACGGGGAAGAGGAGATGTGTCTGACACCAAAAGACCGCTACTCAAAGATCCCGAACATCTATTTCGTCCCGACAGTGAATGCGTTGAAGAACTGGTGTCTCAGGGCAGGATTCGAAAGCGTCGAAGTGCTTGAGATCATGAAGACCGACCTGAATGAACAGCGCAAAACGGAGTGGATCGATACACAGAGCCTTGAGGATTTTCTGGACCCGGACGATCCGGAAAAGACTGTTGAGGGGTACCCGGCGCCGAAGAGGGTCTATATCAAAGCGGTCAAAGCATAA
- a CDS encoding TlpA family protein disulfide reductase, with amino-acid sequence MIRIKPLFLSIILLLATGCSDKKEEKSLPVKKIQACPDPKEQNISEQNCSENNGSNLTKISTMLESATILKSIKDETHGVMLDRDRFIVNDVKQPIVLVNFFSTWCPPCRGQLPYFEDLQKKYRKDLFIAGILVNDDVNATQLEQFYKKYHMEYFVSNDIENEYVSAKVAEALKLDANFTLPLTVLYKNGDYYTHYEGVVPVEMIDHDIRMALDHK; translated from the coding sequence GTGATAAGAATCAAACCCCTGTTTTTGAGCATCATTTTACTTTTGGCTACGGGGTGTAGTGATAAAAAAGAGGAAAAGAGTCTCCCAGTCAAAAAAATACAGGCATGTCCCGATCCAAAAGAGCAAAATATTTCAGAGCAGAACTGTTCAGAGAACAATGGCAGCAATCTTACCAAAATAAGCACCATGCTCGAGAGTGCCACCATTCTCAAAAGCATCAAGGACGAGACACACGGTGTCATGCTCGACAGGGACCGCTTTATCGTCAATGATGTCAAGCAGCCTATCGTACTTGTCAACTTCTTCAGTACCTGGTGCCCTCCTTGCCGCGGACAGCTCCCCTACTTTGAAGACCTTCAAAAGAAGTACAGAAAAGATCTTTTTATTGCGGGTATCCTGGTAAATGATGACGTAAATGCCACACAACTGGAGCAGTTTTACAAGAAGTACCATATGGAGTATTTCGTCTCTAACGACATCGAGAACGAATATGTCTCGGCAAAAGTGGCCGAAGCACTGAAGCTCGATGCGAACTTTACCCTGCCGTTGACCGTACTTTACAAAAATGGTGACTACTATACCCACTATGAGGGTGTGGTGCCTGTAGAGATGATAGACCATGATATCCGTATGGCACTGGATCATAAATAA
- a CDS encoding 5-formyltetrahydrofolate cyclo-ligase, with translation MEVMPKEIRKKKFRKRCLERLKEVSKRGTYVKDRKVLSRLQELILQMDARTIMLYLPLETEVDLYPLIKVLRRQKRQLYVPFMEGASFRLVKYRYPLETKRFGIKEPKHSRQYRNKKIDIAIVPIVGVDLTHRRVGFGKGMYDRFFEKEMKNIEKTVFVARTLCFSSQVVTDRHDVRADMIIVP, from the coding sequence ATGGAAGTTATGCCAAAAGAGATCAGAAAAAAGAAGTTCCGGAAGCGATGTCTTGAAAGACTCAAAGAGGTGAGTAAAAGAGGTACCTATGTGAAAGACAGAAAAGTACTTTCACGGTTGCAGGAGCTCATTCTGCAGATGGATGCACGAACGATCATGCTCTACCTTCCTCTTGAGACAGAGGTCGATCTCTACCCGCTCATCAAGGTGCTCAGACGCCAAAAGCGGCAACTCTATGTGCCTTTTATGGAAGGTGCAAGTTTCAGGTTGGTAAAATATAGATACCCGCTGGAAACAAAGCGGTTCGGTATCAAAGAACCAAAACATTCAAGACAGTATAGAAATAAAAAAATAGATATAGCGATCGTACCCATCGTTGGCGTGGACCTGACACATAGACGTGTAGGGTTCGGAAAAGGTATGTACGATCGATTTTTTGAAAAAGAGATGAAGAATATTGAAAAAACAGTGTTTGTGGCACGTACGTTGTGTTTCAGCAGTCAGGTCGTGACGGACCGCCATGATGTCAGGGCAGATATGATCATCGTACCATAA
- the ftsY gene encoding signal recognition particle-docking protein FtsY yields the protein MFNLFKKVLGKTNNAIKEVVVEKKKEISKDEFEDILLEADVNYELAERLLEALPEKINRIQAFNSMISVFQYKADWKESDAKPYVEMIIGVNGAGKTTTIAKLAYRYQQEGKGVILGAGDTFRAAAIEQLIRWADKLEVPIVSTRQGHDPSAVVYDTIESAKARGLDHVIIDTAGRLHTQTNLSEELKKMIRVAGKAMEGAPHRKMLILDGTQGSSSINQARAFDEMIGIDGIIITKLDGTAKGGSVLSIADELQMPIFYIGTGEKPKDLIRFKANEYINTILDEIFV from the coding sequence ATGTTCAACCTGTTCAAAAAAGTATTGGGAAAGACCAACAATGCCATCAAAGAGGTCGTGGTCGAAAAGAAAAAAGAGATCAGCAAGGATGAATTCGAAGATATCCTGCTTGAAGCAGATGTCAATTATGAACTGGCTGAGCGGCTGCTTGAAGCCCTGCCGGAAAAGATAAACCGTATTCAGGCTTTCAACTCGATGATCTCTGTGTTCCAGTACAAAGCCGACTGGAAAGAGAGCGATGCGAAACCCTATGTCGAGATGATCATCGGCGTCAACGGTGCAGGAAAGACCACCACCATTGCCAAACTCGCCTACCGTTACCAGCAGGAGGGTAAAGGGGTCATTCTGGGAGCGGGAGACACCTTCCGTGCCGCAGCCATCGAGCAACTCATCAGATGGGCGGACAAACTCGAAGTACCCATTGTCTCCACAAGACAGGGACATGACCCTTCCGCCGTGGTCTACGACACCATCGAGTCGGCCAAAGCCAGAGGATTGGACCATGTCATCATCGATACGGCAGGAAGACTGCATACACAGACCAACCTGAGTGAAGAGCTCAAGAAGATGATCCGTGTCGCAGGCAAGGCGATGGAGGGTGCACCGCACCGAAAAATGCTCATCCTTGACGGTACACAGGGAAGCTCATCCATCAACCAGGCAAGAGCCTTCGATGAGATGATCGGCATCGACGGTATCATCATCACCAAACTCGACGGTACGGCCAAAGGTGGTTCTGTACTGAGTATCGCAGACGAACTGCAGATGCCTATCTTCTACATTGGTACGGGAGAGAAGCCAAAAGACCTCATCCGTTTCAAAGCCAATGAATACATCAATACCATTTTGGATGAGATCTTCGTCTAA
- the radA gene encoding DNA repair protein RadA: MAKKKTLFECQACGFQSPRWMGKCTSCNQWETMVELTAEQIKFLNETSKSSSSGSALSKAQPITQIEEDNITRFPSGSNELDLVLGGGIVPGSLTLIGGSPGIGKSTLLLKIAGNLAQQSKKVLYVSGEESAGQIKLRANRLDANHENLYLLPEISLSSVLSEISNENYEFIVIDSIQTLYSDETPSAPGSVTQVRTITFELMRVAKNLQIPIFIIGHITKDGSIAGPRVLEHMVDTVLYFEGDSNSELRLLRGFKNRFGSTNEVGIFEMNKSGLNDAKSMAGRFFDKDKLQSGSALTVIMEGSRPIIIEVQALVSEAYGHPKRSSTGFDNNRLGMLLALLEKKLDLPLGTYDVFINISGGIKINEPSADLAIIAAILSSYRDRELSSETLFLGEVSLTGEIREISGLTQRLNEMKTQGFTKAVIPNKPMETTEIKCFIADEVSKVVDWM, translated from the coding sequence ATGGCAAAGAAAAAAACACTGTTCGAATGTCAGGCATGCGGCTTCCAGTCACCAAGATGGATGGGCAAATGTACCTCCTGCAACCAGTGGGAGACCATGGTCGAACTCACCGCAGAGCAGATCAAATTCCTGAATGAAACCTCCAAAAGCAGCAGTTCCGGTTCGGCACTCTCTAAAGCACAACCTATCACACAGATCGAAGAGGACAACATTACCCGTTTTCCTTCGGGCAGCAATGAGCTTGACCTTGTTCTGGGAGGAGGCATCGTTCCGGGCTCTCTTACGCTCATAGGCGGCAGCCCGGGTATAGGAAAATCCACCCTGCTCCTCAAGATCGCAGGCAACCTTGCACAGCAGTCCAAAAAAGTCCTCTACGTCTCTGGAGAGGAGTCTGCCGGACAGATAAAACTGCGTGCCAACAGGCTCGATGCCAACCATGAGAACCTCTATCTCCTTCCGGAGATCAGCCTCAGCTCCGTCCTCTCCGAGATCTCCAACGAGAATTACGAGTTCATCGTCATCGACTCCATTCAGACCCTTTACTCCGATGAGACACCTTCTGCTCCAGGTTCCGTTACACAGGTACGTACCATCACCTTTGAACTGATGCGCGTGGCAAAGAATCTGCAGATCCCCATCTTCATTATCGGACATATCACCAAAGACGGCTCCATTGCCGGTCCAAGGGTCCTTGAGCACATGGTCGATACCGTACTCTATTTCGAAGGCGATTCCAACTCCGAACTGCGTCTGCTTCGCGGCTTCAAGAACCGTTTCGGCTCTACCAATGAAGTGGGTATCTTCGAGATGAACAAGAGTGGCCTCAACGATGCCAAAAGCATGGCAGGCCGCTTCTTTGACAAAGACAAACTGCAGTCCGGTTCTGCTCTGACGGTCATCATGGAAGGTAGCCGGCCCATTATCATAGAGGTACAGGCATTGGTATCTGAAGCCTACGGACATCCCAAGAGAAGCTCCACAGGTTTTGACAACAACCGCCTCGGCATGCTTCTGGCGCTGCTGGAGAAAAAACTCGACCTTCCTCTTGGAACCTACGATGTCTTCATCAATATTTCGGGAGGCATCAAGATCAACGAGCCCTCCGCCGACCTTGCCATCATAGCAGCCATCCTCAGCTCCTACAGAGACAGAGAACTGAGCTCTGAGACCCTCTTTCTGGGAGAGGTCAGCCTCACCGGTGAGATACGCGAGATCTCCGGCCTGACCCAAAGGCTCAACGAAATGAAGACCCAGGGATTTACCAAAGCGGTCATCCCCAACAAACCCATGGAAACCACAGAGATAAAATGTTTCATTGCCGATGAAGTCTCAAAAGTAGTGGATTGGATGTGA
- the rny gene encoding ribonuclease Y, translating to MLGTVIGVSGVAGAAVGAGACYLWLKNSSQKKFSHLELEAKAKAKAISNEAELLLQEAQMKIKTKALEQEAEFQKRMAQVEERNRALIIEQKALKKEEEKLSLAEQKLAEKEASLEKLEVKKQAQIDEAVEKLQHAASLTKEEARAYILNKVEEQSRAEVASIVRRYEQTAKEEGEKKANYILAQATTRYAGEFAGERLINLVNLPSDEHKGRIIGKEGRNIKALEMLLGVDIVIDETPGVILVSSFNLYRRAIATRVIEILVEDGRIHPGRIEEVHEKVEKEFEEKTYEEGENVLIDLGLFPMHEELVKLLGRMKYRASYGQNALAHTLEVAKLARVMAAEMGGDEKLALRAGLLHDIGKALTQDMGGSHVEIGAELCRRYNEHPTVINAIYAHHGHEEPDSVESAAVCAADTLSAARPGARREVLESFTKRVREIEEIAMSKENVEKAYAINAGREIRVFVNARKMSDNEAVLLSKEIAKEVADKVQFPGEIKVNVIRETRAVSIAK from the coding sequence ATGTTAGGAACAGTAATAGGAGTCTCCGGTGTTGCCGGAGCGGCTGTCGGGGCAGGGGCATGTTACCTCTGGCTGAAGAACAGCAGCCAAAAAAAATTCTCGCATCTGGAGCTTGAAGCAAAAGCGAAAGCGAAAGCCATCAGCAATGAAGCGGAACTTCTGCTTCAGGAAGCACAGATGAAGATCAAGACGAAAGCGCTTGAACAGGAAGCGGAATTCCAGAAGCGTATGGCGCAGGTGGAAGAGCGGAACCGTGCACTGATCATCGAGCAGAAAGCGCTGAAGAAGGAAGAGGAGAAACTCTCCCTTGCAGAGCAGAAACTTGCCGAAAAAGAGGCGAGCCTGGAAAAGCTCGAGGTAAAAAAACAGGCACAGATCGATGAAGCGGTGGAAAAACTGCAGCATGCAGCCTCTTTGACAAAAGAGGAGGCCAGAGCCTACATTCTCAATAAAGTGGAGGAACAGAGCCGTGCCGAGGTAGCTTCTATCGTCAGGCGATATGAACAGACGGCGAAGGAAGAGGGAGAGAAGAAGGCCAACTACATCCTTGCACAGGCAACGACACGGTATGCCGGAGAGTTTGCCGGTGAACGGCTCATCAACCTTGTCAATCTGCCCAGCGACGAGCACAAAGGGCGTATCATCGGCAAAGAGGGGCGGAACATCAAGGCGCTTGAAATGCTTCTTGGGGTCGATATCGTCATTGACGAGACGCCGGGTGTCATTCTGGTAAGCTCCTTCAACCTTTACCGCAGGGCGATCGCCACACGTGTCATCGAGATACTTGTAGAGGACGGCCGTATCCACCCCGGACGTATCGAAGAGGTACATGAAAAGGTGGAGAAAGAGTTCGAAGAGAAGACCTATGAAGAGGGGGAGAATGTCCTCATCGACCTGGGGCTTTTCCCCATGCACGAAGAGCTGGTGAAGCTGCTTGGCCGCATGAAGTACCGTGCAAGTTACGGACAGAATGCACTGGCACATACACTCGAAGTGGCCAAACTGGCACGTGTGATGGCAGCAGAGATGGGCGGAGACGAAAAACTTGCCCTGCGTGCCGGCCTTCTGCACGATATCGGTAAGGCCCTGACACAGGATATGGGCGGTTCGCATGTGGAGATCGGGGCAGAACTCTGCCGTCGCTACAACGAGCATCCTACGGTTATCAATGCCATTTATGCCCATCATGGACATGAAGAGCCCGATTCGGTGGAGAGTGCCGCAGTCTGTGCTGCCGATACACTCTCTGCGGCACGGCCGGGTGCAAGAAGAGAAGTGCTCGAGAGTTTCACCAAAAGGGTCAGGGAGATCGAAGAGATCGCCATGTCCAAAGAGAATGTGGAAAAGGCCTATGCCATCAATGCAGGACGGGAGATACGTGTCTTCGTCAATGCAAGAAAAATGAGTGACAATGAAGCTGTCCTGCTCAGTAAAGAGATCGCCAAAGAGGTGGCGGACAAAGTACAGTTCCCCGGTGAGATCAAGGTGAATGTCATTCGGGAAACAAGAGCGGTGAGCATTGCGAAATAA
- a CDS encoding MASE1 domain-containing protein — MFYPSSLFNFPDRYRTKAYFSKIFIMALVYYFAGILSLSVSNENNIVTIVIFAAEGFALAAVLLFGRSIWPGIFIGQFLLALNQDISLLPSLGIAMVNTLEALLAWKIFRYFGFNKDLKSAKDLFGLFFMIAFFLQPFSAFFGTLILYSASIVDSHEYLNTLFSWWFGNTLGQMLWTPMLLLLYANRRNLHIFEFLLTGFFFILLAYLIFMVLPVSNLSIIILITLPLSIYIAIKKGLLCASVMIGILSLVSIYATYRNVGIFSSMSMMDNIINLNFYILSHILIVLGVGALYTEAKEAKEALKKLNLSLESEIKTQVETLNRQNILMIQQAKLASMGEMLGMIAHQWRQPLNRINSNIAVLNSVIEEKDFDNPMLKKKLENIKTQTRFMSDTIEDFSSFFHPDKKAKYFQPYILVQKALTLIDIKNQQVSARLQGDTDIKVLSYKNEYLQVILSILHNAIENFAVTHTTDPLLDIVLKEDDTHTILSIQDNGGGIRHEKIETIFDPFVTTNQSGKNSGLGLYMAKLLIEESMHGTLDVSNRNGGACFTITLPKGGSYA, encoded by the coding sequence TTGTTTTATCCATCATCTCTCTTTAACTTTCCAGACCGGTACAGAACGAAAGCATATTTCTCCAAGATCTTCATTATGGCACTGGTCTACTACTTTGCAGGCATTCTGAGCCTGTCTGTTTCAAATGAAAACAACATCGTCACCATTGTGATCTTCGCGGCAGAAGGTTTTGCCCTTGCAGCAGTCCTGCTGTTTGGCCGAAGTATCTGGCCCGGCATTTTTATCGGGCAGTTTCTTCTCGCATTGAATCAGGACATATCTTTACTGCCCTCTTTGGGTATTGCGATGGTCAATACCCTTGAAGCACTTCTTGCATGGAAGATCTTCCGGTATTTTGGTTTTAACAAGGATCTTAAAAGTGCCAAAGACCTCTTTGGACTCTTTTTCATGATCGCATTCTTCCTTCAGCCTTTCAGTGCATTTTTCGGAACACTTATCCTCTACAGCGCTTCCATCGTAGACAGCCATGAATACCTGAATACACTTTTTTCCTGGTGGTTCGGCAACACGCTGGGGCAAATGCTATGGACTCCGATGCTCCTGCTCCTTTACGCCAACAGAAGGAATCTCCACATTTTTGAGTTTCTTCTGACCGGCTTTTTCTTCATCCTTCTGGCCTACCTTATCTTCATGGTATTGCCTGTATCGAATCTCTCCATCATCATTCTCATCACCCTGCCTCTCTCTATCTACATAGCCATCAAAAAGGGCTTGCTGTGCGCCTCGGTCATGATCGGCATCCTCTCTCTGGTCTCCATCTATGCAACCTACAGAAATGTGGGTATTTTCTCAAGTATGTCCATGATGGACAACATCATCAACCTGAACTTCTACATCCTCTCTCATATCCTTATCGTGCTTGGCGTCGGTGCACTTTATACCGAAGCCAAAGAGGCCAAAGAGGCACTTAAAAAACTCAATCTCTCGCTCGAATCAGAGATCAAAACCCAGGTTGAGACACTCAATAGACAGAACATACTTATGATTCAGCAGGCAAAATTGGCCAGTATGGGCGAAATGCTCGGCATGATCGCCCATCAATGGCGTCAGCCTCTCAACCGTATCAATTCAAACATTGCTGTTCTCAACAGTGTCATTGAAGAGAAAGACTTCGATAACCCAATGCTGAAAAAAAAGTTGGAGAACATTAAAACACAGACACGGTTTATGTCCGATACCATCGAGGACTTCAGTAGTTTTTTTCATCCGGACAAAAAAGCAAAATATTTTCAGCCCTATATACTGGTACAAAAGGCTCTTACCCTTATCGATATCAAAAACCAGCAAGTCAGTGCACGATTGCAGGGAGATACAGATATAAAAGTACTCTCTTACAAAAATGAATACCTCCAGGTCATCCTTTCCATTCTGCATAATGCTATTGAGAACTTTGCTGTCACGCATACAACAGATCCTCTTCTGGATATTGTACTGAAAGAGGACGATACACATACCATACTTTCCATACAGGACAACGGTGGCGGCATCAGACATGAAAAGATCGAGACCATCTTCGATCCTTTCGTTACTACCAATCAAAGCGGAAAGAACAGCGGGTTGGGCCTCTATATGGCAAAACTGCTTATTGAAGAGAGTATGCACGGGACACTGGATGTTTCCAACCGAAATGGCGGTGCCTGTTTTACCATTACTTTACCCAAAGGAGGCTCCTATGCCTAA